A portion of the Sphaerochaeta pleomorpha str. Grapes genome contains these proteins:
- the mtnA gene encoding S-methyl-5-thioribose-1-phosphate isomerase: protein MDETFITLEYREEKLFLIDQRVLPTTFTLFVCNTYKDVEFSIRDMVVRGAPAIGATAAYGVYMAAKEFAGEKDFETKFKQACAFLSLARPTAVNLKWAIDRMLGTYEKAKKLPIEQIIALLKTDADAIRSEDIATNKEIGRIGNTVVPANATILTHCNTGALATAGWGTALGVIKTAFYDDKNIFVYADETRPRFQGSRLTAWELMQAKIPSKLIPDSAAATLIRDGKIDLVVLGGDRVAANGDVANKLGTFALSVICKEYGIPFYSVVPVSTIDFSIASGADIPIEERSKEEVTHPGGVQVAPDGMDVYNPCFDVTPHQNITGIITERGIIRPPFRENIERLRNGESLL, encoded by the coding sequence ATGGATGAAACATTTATTACCCTGGAATACAGGGAGGAAAAGCTGTTCCTGATCGATCAGCGGGTTTTACCTACCACGTTTACGCTTTTCGTATGCAATACGTATAAAGATGTCGAGTTTTCGATCCGTGACATGGTAGTCCGGGGGGCCCCGGCTATCGGGGCAACCGCGGCTTACGGGGTGTATATGGCTGCTAAGGAATTTGCAGGCGAGAAGGATTTCGAGACGAAATTCAAGCAAGCCTGTGCGTTCCTCTCACTCGCCCGCCCTACCGCAGTTAACCTGAAATGGGCAATTGACAGGATGCTCGGTACCTATGAAAAGGCAAAAAAGCTGCCTATCGAACAAATTATCGCCCTCCTGAAAACCGATGCAGACGCTATCCGTAGCGAAGACATCGCTACGAATAAGGAAATTGGAAGAATCGGCAACACTGTGGTTCCTGCCAATGCAACCATTCTCACCCATTGCAACACCGGGGCCCTTGCTACCGCAGGATGGGGAACGGCTCTGGGAGTCATCAAAACAGCTTTCTACGACGACAAGAATATTTTTGTCTATGCCGATGAAACCAGACCTCGCTTCCAAGGCTCGCGGTTGACAGCCTGGGAACTCATGCAAGCAAAAATCCCTTCAAAACTTATTCCCGACAGCGCAGCGGCCACCCTTATACGAGACGGGAAGATTGACCTTGTTGTTCTCGGCGGGGACCGTGTCGCTGCAAACGGCGATGTCGCCAACAAGCTCGGGACCTTCGCACTCTCTGTTATCTGCAAGGAATATGGGATTCCCTTCTACAGTGTCGTTCCAGTATCTACCATCGACTTCTCCATTGCGAGCGGAGCCGACATTCCTATCGAAGAACGGTCAAAGGAAGAAGTAACCCACCCTGGAGGCGTGCAAGTCGCCCCTGATGGCATGGATGTGTACAACCCCTGTTTTGATGTAACCCCACACCAGAATATTACCGGCATCATCACAGAGAGAGGAATTATACGTCCTCCCTTCCGCGAGAACATAGAACGTTTGAGAAACGGCGAATCTTTGCTGTAG